In Escherichia ruysiae, a genomic segment contains:
- a CDS encoding MFS transporter encodes MTDLPDSTRWQLWIVAFGFFMQSLDTTIVNTALPSMAQSLGESPLHMHMVIVSYVLTVAVMLPASGWLADKVGVRNIFFTAIVLFTLGSLFCALSGTLNELLLARALQGVGGAMMVPVGRLTVMKIVPREQYMAAMTFVTLPGQVGPLLGPALGGLLVEYASWHWIFLINIPVGIIGAIATLMLMPNYTMQTRRFDLSGFLLLAVGMAVLTLALDGSKGTGLSPLAIVGLVAVGVVALVLYLLHARNNNRALFSLKLFHTRTFSLGLAGSFAGRIGSGMLPFMTPVFLQIGLGFSPFHAGLMMIPMVLGSMGMKRIVVQVVNRFGYRRVLVATTLGLSLVTLLFMATAMLGWYYVLPFVLFLQGMVNSTRFSSMNTLTLKDLPDNLASSGNSLLSMIMQLSMSIGVTIAGLLLGLFGSQHVSVDSGTTQTVFMYTWLSMAFLIALPAFIFARVPNDTHQNVAISRRKRSAQ; translated from the coding sequence ATGACAGATCTTCCTGACAGCACCCGCTGGCAATTGTGGATTGTGGCTTTCGGCTTCTTTATGCAGTCGCTGGACACCACCATCGTCAACACCGCCCTTCCCTCAATGGCGCAAAGCCTGGGGGAAAGCCCGCTGCATATGCACATGGTCATTGTCTCTTATGTGCTGACCGTGGCGGTGATGCTGCCTGCCAGCGGCTGGCTGGCGGACAAAGTCGGCGTGCGCAATATTTTCTTTACCGCTATCGTGCTGTTTACCCTCGGTTCGCTGTTTTGCGCGCTTTCCGGCACCCTTAATGAACTGTTGCTGGCACGTGCGTTACAGGGCGTAGGCGGTGCGATGATGGTGCCGGTCGGCAGGCTAACGGTGATGAAAATTGTTCCGCGCGAGCAATATATGGCGGCGATGACCTTTGTCACGCTGCCCGGTCAGGTCGGCCCGCTGCTCGGTCCGGCGCTTGGCGGTCTGCTGGTGGAGTACGCGTCGTGGCACTGGATCTTTTTGATCAACATTCCGGTGGGGATTATCGGTGCGATCGCCACGCTAATGTTAATGCCAAACTACACCATGCAGACGCGGCGCTTCGATCTCTCCGGCTTTCTGTTGCTGGCGGTTGGCATGGCAGTGTTAACGCTGGCGCTGGATGGCAGTAAAGGCACAGGACTTTCGCCGCTGGCGATTGTCGGCCTGGTGGCGGTTGGCGTAGTGGCACTGGTGCTTTATCTGCTGCACGCCAGAAATAACAACCGCGCCCTTTTCAGTCTGAAACTGTTCCACACCCGCACCTTTTCGCTGGGTCTGGCGGGAAGTTTTGCCGGACGTATTGGCAGCGGTATGTTGCCCTTTATGACGCCGGTTTTCCTGCAAATCGGCCTCGGTTTTTCGCCGTTCCATGCCGGACTGATGATGATCCCCATGGTGCTCGGCAGCATGGGAATGAAACGTATTGTGGTGCAGGTGGTTAACCGCTTTGGTTATCGTCGGGTGCTGGTGGCAACCACGCTGGGTCTGTCGCTGGTCACATTGCTGTTTATGGCCACCGCGATGCTTGGCTGGTACTACGTTTTGCCATTCGTTCTGTTTTTACAAGGAATGGTCAACTCAACGCGTTTCTCCTCCATGAACACCCTGACGCTGAAAGATCTACCAGACAATCTGGCGAGCAGCGGCAACAGCCTGCTGTCGATGATTATGCAATTGTCGATGAGTATCGGTGTGACCATCGCCGGGCTGCTGCTGGGTCTTTTTGGCTCCCAACATGTCAGCGTTGACAGCGGCACCACACAAACCGTCTTTATGTACACCTGGCTTAGCATGGCGTTTCTCATCGCCCTTCCGGCGTTCATCTTTGCCAGAGTTCCGAACGATACGCATCAAAACGTGGCTATTTCGCGGAGAAAAAGGAGCGCGCAATGA
- the baeS gene encoding envelope stress sensor histidine kinase BaeS, with translation MKFWRPGITGKLFLAIFATCIVLLITMHWAVRISFERGFIDYIKHGNEQRLQMLGDALGEQYAQHGNWRFLRNNDRFVFQILRSFEHDNNEDKPGPGMPPHGWRTQFWVVDQNNKVLVGPRSPIPPDGTRRPILVNGVEVGAVIASPVERLTRNTDINFDKQQRQTSWLIVALSTLLAALATFPLARGLLAPVKRLVDGTHKLAAGDFTTRVTPTSEDELGKLAQDFNQLASTLEKNQQMRRDFMADISHELRTPLAVLRGELEAIQDGVRKFTPETVASLQAEVGTLTKLVDDLHQLSMSDEGALAYQKAPVDLIPLLEVAGGAFRERFASRGLKLQFSLPDSITVFGDRDRLMQLFNNLLENSLRYTDSGGSLQISAEQRDKTVRLTFADSAPGVSDEQLQKLFERFYRTEGSRNRASGGSGLGLAICLNIVEAHSGRIVATHSPFGGVSITVELPLERDLQREV, from the coding sequence ATGAAGTTCTGGCGACCCGGCATTACCGGCAAACTGTTTCTGGCGATCTTCGCCACCTGCATTGTATTATTGATAACGATGCACTGGGCGGTACGTATCAGTTTTGAGCGCGGCTTTATCGATTACATTAAGCATGGTAATGAACAGCGACTGCAAATGCTCGGAGATGCACTTGGCGAGCAATACGCCCAGCACGGTAACTGGCGCTTTCTGCGTAATAACGATCGTTTTGTATTTCAGATACTGCGCTCATTTGAACATGATAATAATGAAGACAAACCGGGTCCCGGTATGCCGCCACACGGCTGGCGTACTCAGTTCTGGGTGGTCGATCAAAACAACAAAGTGCTGGTTGGCCCACGCTCTCCCATTCCACCGGACGGTACAAGGCGCCCTATTCTGGTCAATGGTGTTGAAGTTGGCGCGGTGATCGCCTCACCCGTTGAACGGTTAACCCGCAATACCGATATCAATTTCGATAAACAACAGCGGCAAACCAGTTGGCTGATTGTCGCTTTATCTACCTTACTGGCGGCGCTGGCGACATTCCCACTGGCGCGCGGTTTGCTCGCTCCAGTGAAACGGCTGGTGGATGGCACGCACAAACTGGCGGCGGGCGATTTCACAACCCGCGTGACGCCCACCAGTGAAGATGAACTGGGCAAACTGGCACAAGACTTCAACCAGCTCGCCAGCACGCTGGAGAAAAACCAACAGATGCGCCGCGATTTTATGGCTGATATCTCTCACGAACTGCGCACGCCTTTAGCAGTACTGCGCGGAGAACTGGAAGCTATTCAGGATGGCGTGCGTAAGTTCACACCGGAGACAGTGGCTTCTTTACAGGCGGAGGTCGGTACACTGACCAAACTGGTGGATGACCTGCATCAACTGTCGATGTCAGATGAAGGTGCTCTCGCCTATCAAAAAGCGCCTGTGGATCTGATCCCGCTGCTGGAAGTGGCAGGCGGCGCTTTTCGTGAACGTTTCGCCAGCCGTGGCCTGAAGCTGCAATTTTCCCTACCGGATAGCATTACCGTATTTGGCGATCGCGACCGTTTAATGCAGTTATTCAATAACTTACTGGAAAACAGTCTACGTTACACCGACAGCGGCGGCAGCCTGCAAATCTCCGCCGAGCAGCGCGACAAAACGGTGCGCCTGACCTTTGCCGACAGTGCGCCGGGCGTCAGCGACGAACAACTGCAAAAATTGTTTGAGCGTTTTTACCGCACCGAAGGTTCCCGCAACCGTGCCAGCGGCGGTTCCGGGCTGGGACTGGCGATTTGCCTTAACATTGTTGAAGCGCACAGTGGTCGCATTGTTGCCACTCATTCGCCTTTTGGCGGGGTAAGCATTACAGTAGAGTTACCGCTGGAACGGGATTTACAGAGAGAAGTATGA
- the yegQ gene encoding prephenate-dependent tRNA uridine(34) hydroxylase TrhP yields MFKPELLSPAGTLKNMRYAFAYGADAVYAGQPRYSLRVRNNEFNHENLQLGINEAHALGKKFYVVVNIAPHNAKLKTFIRDLKPVVEMGPDALIMSDPGLIMLVREHFPEMPIHLSVQANAVNWATVKFWQQMGLTRVILSRELSLEEIEEIRNQVPDMELEIFVHGALCMAYSGRCLLSGYINKRDPNQGTCTNACRWEYNVQEGKEDDVGNIVHKYEPIPVQNVEPTLGIGAPTDKVFMIEEAQRPGEYMTAFEDEHGTYIMNSKDLRAIAHVERLTKMGVHSLKIEGRTKSFYYCARTAQVYRKAIDDAAAGKPFDTSLLETLEGLAHRGYTEGFLRRHTHDDYQNYEYGYSVSDRQQFVGEFTGERKGDLAAVAVKNKFSVGDSLELMTPQGNINFTLEHMENAKGEAMPVAPGDGYTVWLPVPQDLELNYALLMRNFSGETTRNPHGK; encoded by the coding sequence ATGTTTAAACCGGAACTCCTTTCCCCGGCGGGAACGCTGAAAAATATGCGTTACGCTTTCGCTTATGGCGCAGATGCTGTTTATGCGGGACAACCGCGTTATTCCCTGCGTGTGCGCAACAACGAATTCAACCACGAAAATCTTCAGCTCGGCATCAATGAAGCCCATGCGCTGGGGAAAAAGTTTTATGTCGTGGTCAACATTGCGCCGCATAACGCTAAGCTGAAAACCTTTATCCGTGACCTGAAACCGGTAGTGGAAATGGGGCCGGATGCGCTGATTATGTCCGATCCGGGGCTGATTATGCTGGTGCGTGAGCACTTCCCTGAAATGCCGATCCACCTTTCGGTGCAGGCCAACGCCGTAAACTGGGCGACGGTAAAATTCTGGCAGCAGATGGGCCTGACCCGCGTGATCCTCTCCCGTGAACTATCACTGGAAGAGATTGAAGAGATCCGCAATCAGGTGCCGGATATGGAGCTCGAAATCTTCGTTCACGGCGCACTGTGCATGGCCTACTCCGGCCGCTGCCTGCTCTCTGGCTACATCAACAAACGCGATCCGAATCAGGGCACCTGCACTAACGCCTGTCGCTGGGAGTACAACGTCCAGGAAGGCAAAGAAGATGACGTCGGCAACATCGTACACAAATACGAGCCGATTCCGGTACAAAACGTCGAACCAACGCTGGGTATCGGCGCGCCAACTGACAAAGTGTTTATGATTGAAGAAGCCCAGCGCCCGGGCGAGTATATGACCGCGTTTGAAGATGAACACGGCACTTACATCATGAACTCGAAAGATCTGCGCGCTATCGCCCACGTTGAACGTCTGACTAAAATGGGCGTGCATTCGCTGAAAATCGAAGGCCGTACCAAATCTTTCTATTATTGCGCACGCACCGCGCAGGTTTATCGTAAAGCTATCGATGACGCCGCTGCAGGAAAACCGTTCGATACCAGCCTGCTGGAAACTCTGGAAGGTCTGGCGCATCGTGGTTACACCGAAGGTTTCCTGCGTCGTCATACTCACGACGATTATCAGAACTACGAATACGGTTATTCCGTTTCTGACCGCCAGCAGTTTGTTGGGGAGTTTACCGGTGAGCGCAAAGGCGATCTCGCGGCGGTAGCGGTGAAAAATAAGTTCTCCGTTGGCGACAGCCTTGAACTGATGACGCCACAGGGCAACATCAACTTTACCCTTGAGCATATGGAAAATGCCAAAGGTGAAGCGATGCCGGTTGCACCTGGCGATGGTTATACCGTGTGGCTCCCGGTTCCGCAGGATCTTGAGCTCAATTACGCACTGCTGATGCGTAATTTCTCTGGTGAAACCACGCGTAACCCGCACGGTAAGTGA
- the ogrK gene encoding prophage transcriptional regulator OgrK — MFHCPLCQHAAHARTSRYITDTTKERYHQCQNVNCSATFITYESVQRYIVKPGEVHAVRPHPLPSGQQIMWM; from the coding sequence ATGTTTCATTGTCCTTTATGTCAGCATGCCGCACATGCGCGTACAAGTCGCTATATCACTGACACGACAAAAGAGCGTTATCACCAGTGTCAGAACGTGAATTGCAGCGCCACGTTCATCACTTATGAGTCGGTACAGCGATACATCGTGAAGCCGGGAGAAGTCCACGCCGTAAGACCGCACCCGTTGCCGTCAGGGCAGCAAATTATGTGGATGTAA
- the mdtC gene encoding multidrug efflux RND transporter permease subunit MdtC, whose protein sequence is MKFFALFIYRPVATILLSVAITLCGILGFRMLPVAPLPQVDFPVIMVSASLPGASPETMASSVATPLERSLGRIAGVSEMTSSSSLGSTRIILQFDFDRDINGAARDVQAAINAAQSLLPSGMPSRPTYRKANPSDAPIMILTLTSDTYSQGELYDFASTQLAPTIAQIDGVGDVDVGGSSLPAVRVGLNPQALFNQGVSLDDVRTAISNANVRKPQGALEDGTHRWQIQTNDELKTAAEYQPLIIHYNNGGVVRLGDVATVTDSVQDVRNAGMTNAKPAILLMIRKLPEANIIQTVDSIRAKLPELQETIPAAIDLQIAQDRSPTIRASLEEVEQTLIISVALVILVVFLFLRSGRATIIPAVAVPVSLIGTFAAMYLCGFSLNNLSLMALTIATGFVVDDAIVVLENIARHLEAGMKPLQAALQGTREVGFTVLSMSLSLVAVFLPLLLMGGLPGRLLREFAVTLSVAIGISLLVSLTLTPMMCGWMLKASKPREQTRLRGFGRMLVALQQGYGKSLKWVLNHTRLVGVVLLGTIALNIWLYISIPKTFFPEQDTGVLMGGIQADQSISFQAMRGKLQDFMKIIRDDPAVDNVTGFTGGSRVNSGMMFITLKPRAERSETAQQIIDRLRVKLAKEPGANLFLMAVQDIRVGGRQSNASYQYTLLSDDLAALREWEPKIRKKLATLPELADVNSDQQDNGAEMNLVYDRDTMARLGIDVQAANSLLNNAFGQRQISTIYQPMNQYKVVMEVDPRYTQDISALEKMFVINNEGKAIPLSYFAKWQPANAPLSVNHQGLSAASTISFNLPTGKSLSDASAAIDRAMTQLGVPSTVRGSFAGTAQVFQETMNSQVILIIAAIATVYIVLGILYESYVHPLTILSTLPSAGVGALLALELFNAPFSLIALIGIMLLIGIVKKNAIMMVDFALEAQRNGNLTPQEAIFQACLLRFRPIMMTTLAALFGALPLVLSGGDGSELRQPLGITIVGGLVMSQLLTLYTTPVVYLFFDRLRLRFSRKSKETVTE, encoded by the coding sequence GTGAAGTTTTTTGCCCTCTTCATTTACCGCCCGGTGGCGACGATTTTACTGTCGGTTGCCATTACCCTGTGCGGCATACTGGGCTTCCGTATGCTGCCGGTCGCCCCGCTGCCGCAGGTCGATTTTCCGGTGATTATGGTCAGCGCCTCGCTGCCCGGTGCGTCGCCAGAGACAATGGCGTCTTCCGTTGCCACGCCGCTGGAACGCTCGCTTGGGCGTATTGCCGGGGTCAGTGAAATGACCTCCAGCAGTTCGCTCGGCAGCACGCGCATTATTTTGCAGTTTGATTTTGACCGGGATATCAACGGCGCGGCGCGCGATGTGCAGGCGGCGATCAACGCCGCACAAAGTTTGCTGCCCAGCGGGATGCCCAGCCGCCCGACCTATCGCAAAGCAAACCCGTCGGATGCGCCAATTATGATCCTGACGCTGACGTCCGATACTTATTCCCAGGGTGAACTGTACGATTTCGCCTCGACGCAGCTGGCTCCGACGATTGCGCAAATCGACGGCGTCGGTGATGTCGATGTCGGCGGCAGTTCGCTGCCCGCCGTGCGCGTCGGGCTGAATCCGCAGGCGCTGTTTAATCAGGGCGTATCGCTGGACGATGTGCGCACCGCCATCAGCAATGCCAACGTGCGTAAACCGCAGGGGGCGCTGGAAGATGGTACTCACCGCTGGCAGATCCAGACCAACGATGAACTGAAAACCGCCGCTGAATATCAGCCGCTGATTATTCATTACAACAACGGCGGCGTGGTTCGTCTGGGCGATGTGGCGACGGTGACCGACTCTGTACAAGATGTGCGCAACGCCGGGATGACCAACGCCAAACCGGCTATTTTGCTGATGATCCGCAAGCTGCCGGAAGCCAATATTATCCAGACGGTTGACAGCATCCGGGCAAAATTACCGGAGTTGCAGGAGACCATTCCGGCGGCGATTGATCTGCAAATTGCCCAGGATCGCTCCCCTACCATTCGCGCCTCGCTGGAAGAAGTCGAGCAAACGCTGATTATCTCGGTGGCACTGGTGATTCTGGTGGTCTTTTTGTTCCTGCGCTCAGGTCGCGCCACCATTATTCCCGCCGTTGCGGTGCCCGTTTCGCTGATTGGTACGTTTGCGGCGATGTATCTGTGCGGATTCAGTCTCAATAACCTGTCGCTGATGGCGCTCACCATCGCCACAGGCTTTGTCGTGGATGACGCCATCGTGGTGCTGGAAAACATTGCCCGTCATCTGGAAGCGGGGATGAAACCGCTACAGGCCGCGCTGCAAGGTACTCGCGAAGTCGGCTTTACGGTGCTGTCGATGAGTCTGTCACTGGTGGCGGTGTTCCTGCCGCTGCTGTTGATGGGCGGATTGCCGGGCCGACTGTTACGCGAGTTTGCCGTGACGCTTTCTGTCGCCATTGGTATTTCGTTGCTGGTTTCTCTGACATTAACGCCGATGATGTGCGGCTGGATGCTGAAAGCCAGCAAGCCGCGTGAACAAACACGGTTACGTGGTTTTGGCCGGATGCTGGTTGCCCTGCAACAAGGCTACGGTAAGTCGCTGAAATGGGTACTCAATCACACCCGTCTGGTGGGCGTGGTGCTGCTTGGCACCATTGCGCTCAATATCTGGCTGTATATCTCGATCCCGAAAACCTTCTTCCCGGAGCAGGACACCGGCGTGCTGATGGGCGGGATACAGGCGGATCAGAGCATTTCGTTTCAGGCAATGCGCGGTAAGTTGCAGGATTTCATGAAAATTATCCGTGACGATCCGGCAGTGGATAATGTCACCGGATTTACCGGCGGTTCGCGAGTGAACAGCGGGATGATGTTTATCACCCTCAAGCCACGCGCCGAACGCAGCGAAACGGCGCAGCAAATTATCGACCGTCTGCGCGTAAAACTGGCGAAAGAACCGGGGGCGAATCTGTTCCTGATGGCAGTGCAGGATATTCGCGTTGGTGGGCGTCAGTCGAACGCCAGCTACCAGTACACGTTGTTATCCGACGACCTGGCGGCGCTGCGCGAATGGGAGCCGAAAATCCGCAAAAAACTGGCAACGTTGCCGGAACTGGCGGACGTTAACTCCGACCAGCAGGATAACGGCGCGGAGATGAACCTGGTTTACGATCGCGACACGATGGCGCGGCTGGGGATCGATGTGCAGGCCGCCAACAGCCTGCTGAATAACGCCTTTGGTCAGCGGCAAATCTCGACCATTTACCAGCCAATGAACCAGTATAAAGTGGTGATGGAAGTGGATCCGCGCTATACCCAGGACATCAGCGCGCTGGAAAAAATGTTCGTCATTAATAACGAAGGCAAAGCGATCCCGTTGTCGTATTTCGCCAAATGGCAACCGGCAAACGCGCCGCTGTCGGTGAATCATCAGGGATTATCGGCGGCCTCGACCATCTCGTTCAACCTGCCGACCGGGAAATCGCTTTCGGACGCCAGTGCGGCAATCGATCGTGCGATGACGCAGCTTGGCGTGCCTTCGACGGTGCGCGGCAGTTTTGCCGGAACGGCGCAGGTGTTCCAGGAGACAATGAACTCGCAGGTGATCCTGATTATCGCGGCGATCGCCACGGTGTATATCGTGCTGGGTATCCTTTACGAGAGTTACGTACATCCGTTGACGATTCTCTCCACCCTACCCTCGGCGGGCGTTGGGGCGCTGCTGGCGCTGGAGCTGTTCAATGCCCCGTTCAGCCTAATCGCCCTGATAGGGATCATGTTATTAATCGGCATTGTGAAGAAAAACGCCATCATGATGGTCGATTTTGCGCTCGAAGCTCAAAGGAATGGAAATCTGACGCCGCAGGAAGCCATTTTCCAGGCCTGTCTGCTGCGTTTTCGTCCGATTATGATGACTACCCTGGCGGCGCTGTTTGGTGCGCTGCCGCTGGTGTTATCTGGCGGCGACGGCTCGGAACTGCGTCAACCATTAGGGATCACCATTGTCGGCGGTCTGGTAATGAGTCAGCTCCTGACGCTGTATACCACGCCGGTGGTGTATCTTTTTTTCGACCGTCTGCGGCTGCGTTTTTCGCGAAAATCTAAAGAAACGGTAACCGAGTAA
- the baeR gene encoding envelope stress response regulator BaeR: MTELPIDENTPRILIVEDEPKLGQLLIDYLRAASYAPTLISHGDQVLPYVRQTPPDLILLDLMLPGTDGLTLCREIRRFSDVPIVMVTAKIEEIDRLLGLEIGADDYICKPYSPREVVARVKTILRRCKPQRELQQQDAESPLIIDEGRFQASWRGKMLDLTPAEFRLLKTLSHEPGKVFSREQLLNHLYDDYRVVTDRTIDSHIKNLRRKLESLDEEQSFIRAVYGVGYRWEADACRIV; this comes from the coding sequence ATGACCGAGTTACCAATCGACGAAAACACACCGCGTATTTTGATCGTGGAAGATGAACCGAAGCTGGGGCAGTTGCTCATTGATTATCTGCGTGCTGCGAGCTATGCGCCGACCCTTATCAGTCACGGTGATCAGGTACTGCCGTATGTGCGGCAGACCCCACCGGATCTGATCCTGTTGGATCTGATGCTACCAGGCACTGATGGTCTGACACTTTGCCGGGAAATTCGTCGTTTTTCCGATGTCCCCATCGTGATGGTTACGGCAAAAATCGAAGAAATCGACCGTTTGCTGGGGCTGGAGATTGGCGCCGATGACTACATCTGCAAACCGTACAGCCCACGGGAAGTGGTGGCGCGTGTTAAGACCATTTTGCGCCGCTGCAAACCGCAGCGCGAGTTGCAGCAACAGGATGCCGAAAGCCCGTTGATTATCGACGAAGGTCGTTTTCAGGCTTCATGGCGTGGCAAAATGCTTGATCTGACGCCTGCAGAATTTCGTCTTTTGAAAACCCTCTCCCATGAACCGGGAAAAGTATTCTCCCGCGAGCAATTACTCAATCATCTTTATGACGATTACCGCGTGGTAACCGACCGCACCATCGACAGCCACATTAAAAACCTGCGCCGTAAACTGGAGTCGCTGGACGAAGAGCAGTCATTTATCCGTGCCGTTTACGGTGTCGGTTACCGCTGGGAAGCTGACGCCTGTCGTATCGTTTAA
- a CDS encoding YegP family protein — protein sequence MAGWFELNKSSENQFRFVLKAGNGEIILTSELYTSKAAAEKGIASVQSNSPQDERYEKKTASNGKFYFNLKAGNHQIIGSSQMYATAQSREVGIASVKTNGASQKVKDNT from the coding sequence ATGGCTGGTTGGTTTGAACTCAATAAGAGCAGTGAAAATCAGTTCCGGTTTGTGCTAAAAGCGGGCAATGGCGAGATCATTCTCACCAGCGAACTGTATACCTCAAAAGCCGCTGCGGAAAAGGGCATTGCCTCGGTGCAAAGCAACAGCCCGCAGGACGAACGCTATGAGAAAAAAACAGCGAGCAACGGCAAATTTTATTTCAATCTGAAAGCTGGCAATCATCAGATAATCGGTTCCAGCCAGATGTATGCCACCGCTCAATCACGCGAAGTCGGAATTGCTTCTGTAAAAACCAATGGCGCAAGTCAGAAGGTGAAAGACAATACTTAA